TCTCTCACGCTTTGCCACGAAAACGAGACCGGCATATACGGAGAATCTCCGAAAAGATGTCTTGATATAATGACACATTTCAGCGGACGAATGAAAACCGTGTTTGATCCCTGCAATTTTATTGTCGAAAAACATGAATCATATCCGAAGGCTTTCAATATGCTTCGCGAATACATCGAGTATATGCATATAAAGGATGCCGATGCCGAAGGACGCATATGTCCCGCCGCTATGGGAGTAGGCGGCATACCCGAAATACTCACCCAGCTCAAAGCAGATGGAAAGGACGGCATTTTCCTGACGCTTGAACCGCATCTGCTTTCATTTGAAGGCTTAAACCAGCTTTCGATCAACTATGAGGATCTTACGCGCAAATATACTTATTCTTCTCCTCTCGCCGCATTTACAGCCGCCGCGGAGGCATTGAGAAAAATTATATGAACGCTTAAGTACTCTTTTGAAAAAGCACTCTTAAGAATCCCGGAAAACTTAAATTCAATGAATTAATGCTCTCCGGCATCGCTTTAGGATTTATAATTTTCGTGCGCAAATAAAGCCGCTCCGGATTTTTCAACATGAATACGGAGCGGCAATTTAATATGTTCCATTAACAGTCGAAAATGCGCTCAACTTTATGTAAGTGAAGCAGAAATAACATAAACTCGAAAGCCGGTTGAATTTTATTCAAAAAATGAGTTATTGTTTTTCTCGCTCTTTTTTTATACAATAATAACAGAATTCGAATTCAATTATTTACAAAAAGGAATGAAATGAAATGACGATAGGTGAAAAGATAAAAGAATTACGTAAAAAAAATGATCTCACACAGGAAAAACTTGCGGATTATCTTTGC
The sequence above is a segment of the Oscillospiraceae bacterium genome. Coding sequences within it:
- a CDS encoding TIM barrel protein, with the protein product MNSFKISAFADEITTDFAGQIETLKSLGISYIEPRGIDGENISVISMEKARSAAAMLDKAGIGVSSIGSPCGKQNITEDFKPHFEMFRGICEKAKIFGTKNIRIFSFYVHKGEEDKYRSEILARMEKMLEHAEKNSLTLCHENETGIYGESPKRCLDIMTHFSGRMKTVFDPCNFIVEKHESYPKAFNMLREYIEYMHIKDADAEGRICPAAMGVGGIPEILTQLKADGKDGIFLTLEPHLLSFEGLNQLSINYEDLTRKYTYSSPLAAFTAAAEALRKII